The proteins below come from a single Bactrocera neohumeralis isolate Rockhampton unplaced genomic scaffold, APGP_CSIRO_Bneo_wtdbg2-racon-allhic-juicebox.fasta_v2 ctg49_2, whole genome shotgun sequence genomic window:
- the LOC126767253 gene encoding protein cornichon homolog 4 has protein sequence SATARARVIPKFGIHALLCILLLLGGHWIMLLLNMPMAIWLGYELQRQPRDSLGVYDPIDIHSRGLLKVHLRNCMVYLGYYFVMFFVAMYCLISSLIKGDPIKRHEEGEFITEF, from the exons CGGAATACATGCTTTACTTTGTATACTGCTATTGCTTGGAGGGCACTGGATAATGCTATTACTTAATATGCCAATGGCCATATGGCTGGGTTATGAACTGCAAAGACAACCCAGGGATAGTCTGGGTGTTTACGATCCGATCGATATACATAGTCGTGGACTTTTGAAAGTGCATCTCAGAAATTGCATGGTTTATTTGGGTTATTACTTCGTTATGTTTTTCGTAGCAATGTACTG TTTAATTAGTTCACTGATCAAGGGAGACCCAATTAAACGACATGAGGAAGGAGAATTTATAAccgaattttaa